The DNA sequence CCACTCCGCGCAGCCCCCGCTGCCGCAGCTTCACCAGAAACTCGCGCCAGCTCGACGCGCTCTCCCGGTTGGCCAGTTCCACGGCCAGGATGCAGCGCCGCCCGTCCCAGTTCACCCCGATCGCCACCTGCACCGCCCGGCTCCGGATCACGCCGTCCTCGCGCACCTTTTCGTAGCGCGCGTCCAGGATCAGAAACGGATAGTCCTCCTCCAGCGGCCGCGTCGCGAACTTCTCCAGTTCCTCGTCCATCGTCTGGTTGATCCGGCTGATCGTCGAGGCCGAAAACTCATGCCCACATAGTTCCTCGGTGATCGCCTTCACCTTGCGCGTCGACACGCCCTGCACGTACATCTCGGCCAGCGCCCCGACCAGCGCCTTTTCGCTGCGCTGATAGCGCTCAAAGACCTCGGTCCGGAAGCGCCCTTGCCGGTCCTGCGGCACGCGCAGCTCAATGCGGCCGACCCGCGTCACCAGCCCACGGACATAGGAGCCGCTGCGATAGCCGGTGCGCATCGGGGTGCGCTCCGACCGCGCCGCACAGAGCGTTTCCTCCATCTCGGCATCCAGTACCTGCTGCACGACGCTCTGCACCAGCGCCTTCATGAAATCGGAGTCTTCCGCCATCACCGCTTTCCAGTCCACCCGGTTCGCGGTATCCTTCTTTCGGGTCATTGGTCCTTTCCTTCCTTCCGCTGCGATACGGATCAGAAAGGCTTACCATGGCCCTCTTTGCTTTTGCAGAACTCTTAGAACATAACCGATCTAGAACAACAACGCGCCGCGGGACCCCGCTGGACTCAAAGCCCCACGCTCTGCCTGACGACAACATGGCAGCGACGCCGACAGCGACGCCCCGAGAAGCTCCACCACCCGGGCCGGGGACAGCCTTCACCCCGAACTACCCCCAATCAGCCCGTCCCGACCATTCGGAGCTCGACCGCTGGTGGCTGCTCATGCCTCGATCTACGCACGTCGCAGCCACCGCCCTTGGTGAACACACCCAGTGACAATCAGTAGCTCAACCGCAACCCGAACTGCATTCTCCGTGGCCCCACCAGGGTGCCGGTGATCTTGCCGAAATTCGCGCTGGTCACGCTTGTGTTGGCCGCCCCAAACTGCGTGTGGTTCCACGTGTTGAACGTCTCCCAGCGGAACTGAGTATTGAAGCGTTCTCCGATCCTCGTGTTCTTGAAGACACCCATGTCCCAATTGTTGAGCCCCGGCTGCTGGATGGTACGGCGGCCGGCATTGCCGGGAACGTGGATGCGATTGCCGGCGGCGTCCCTCGGATAGTCGAAGGCGGCCGGGTTGAGATAAGCGTCGGGCAGCGATCGCCCGGTGGCGATGTCACCGATGATGTTCGGCTGCGACGTGGTGAACGAACCCGCGTTCAGCCAGTCGACACCCAATCCGGCGTTGGAAAACTGCCCCTGCGCGAAGGTGGTTATGCCAGTCACCTGCCACCCGCCCAGGATCTTGTTCAGCAGGGAGTTCATGCCGCTCCCAAAGGCCTTGCCGCGCCCGAACGGCAGTTCATACACATAGCTGTAGACAAACCGCTGCGGCACGTCAAAGCTGCTCCGTCCGCGGTCCCATTTCTTGTACTCCGCCGAGATCATCGAGAACTCGTCGGTGGAGCCGAGATCCAGCGCCTTCGACCAGGTATACGACGCCAGCATGTAGAGCCCGCCGCCGAACCTCTTCTCCAGCCGCGTCGTCATCGCAT is a window from the uncultured Paludibaculum sp. genome containing:
- a CDS encoding IS256 family transposase, which codes for MTRKKDTANRVDWKAVMAEDSDFMKALVQSVVQQVLDAEMEETLCAARSERTPMRTGYRSGSYVRGLVTRVGRIELRVPQDRQGRFRTEVFERYQRSEKALVGALAEMYVQGVSTRKVKAITEELCGHEFSASTISRINQTMDEELEKFATRPLEEDYPFLILDARYEKVREDGVIRSRAVQVAIGVNWDGRRCILAVELANRESASSWREFLVKLRQRGLRGVELVVSDDHAGLKRAIAEVVPEAAWQRCYVHFLRNALDHLPRKADDDCLTELRWIYDRRNLAEARQDLAAWLKKWESRYARLCQWVEEQIEETLTFYRLPQAHHKHLKSTNMLERLNEELKRRTLVVRIFPNAASCLRLVRALAVEIHEDWVEATRYLNMEELKEHKKQLLRDIQPAA